From the Lolium rigidum isolate FL_2022 chromosome 2, APGP_CSIRO_Lrig_0.1, whole genome shotgun sequence genome, one window contains:
- the LOC124690530 gene encoding flavin-containing monooxygenase FMO GS-OX-like 8: MVAGDGKLPALQQQLHSKKVCVVGGGMAGLAAARELRREGHAVTVMEQSSDVGGQWLYDPRTDGDDPLGAAVPVRVPGSIYACLRLISPREAMGFSDFQFVPRDGDDGRDPRRFPGHREVHCYLRDFCDAFGLMDAVRLNTRVLRVAAAAPTSTTRQWAVRSVSTGTDDDAQDEVFDAVVVATGHYSQPVLPRIQGMEEWGRRQLHSHSYRTPEPFQGETVVVVGCGDSGKDIALDLCQVAREVHLTANSSSAEEATTPAMSRMLASHGDVLRLHPRTRRLHADGRVEFADGSSVLADTVIYCTGYGYSFPFLDTGGAVAVEDEVVGPLFEHVFPPSLAPSLSFVGVPRKILVPWFFERQARWVAQVLSSRRALPPEEEMLRSVEEHYRAREAAGVPRKLTHNIGGVEPLKMYEFGEKYCDFAPLEEWKKELVLSSILSMKDDAETFRDRADDSENVHKGLRAWRGLAARAQDNKTMADVEVEDDAPGVHDM; encoded by the exons ATGGTCGCTGGCGACGGCAAGCTGCCGGCGCTACAGCAGCAGCTGCATTCCAAGAAGGTGTGCGTGGTGGGGGGCGGCATGGCCGGTCTGGCGGCCGCGCGGGAGCTGCGGCGAGAGGGGCACGCCGTGACGGTGATggagcagagcagcgacgtcggcggGCAGTGGCTGTACGACCCGAGGACCGACGGCGACGACCCGCTTGGCGCCGCGGTGCCGGTGCGCGTGCCCGGTAGCATCTACGCCTGCCTCCGTCTCATCAGCCCGCGGGAGGCTATGGGCTTCTCCGACTTCCAGTTCGTGCCCAGGGACGGGGACGACGGCCGCGACCCGCGACGCTTCCCCGGCCACCGCGAGGTGCACTGCTACCTCCGCGACTTCTGCGACGCGTTCGGGCTCATGGACGCCGTCAGGCTCAACACCCGTGTTCTGCGCGTCGCAGCCGCAGCGCCGACATCGACGACGCGCCAGTGGGCGGTGAGGTCGGTGAGCACCGGCACGGACGACGACGCGCAAGACGAGGTGTTCGACGCCGTGGTGGTGGCCACCGGCCACTACTCGCAGCCGGTGCTCCCGCGCATCCAAGGCATGGAGGAGTGGGGGCGTAGGCAGCTGCACAGCCACTCGTACCGGACGCCTGAGCCGTTCCAGGGAGAGACGGTGGTGGTGGTCGGGTGCGGGGACAGCGGCAAGGACATCGCGCTGGACCTCTGCCAAGTCGCCAGGGAGGTGCACCTCACCGCCAACTCCTCCTCCGCGGAGGAAGCCACCACGCCTGCCATGTCCAGGATGCTGGCGAGCCACGGCGACGTGTTGCGCCTCCACCCGCGGACACGCCGGCTGCACGCCGACGGCCGTGTCGAGTTCGCGGACGGCTCCTCGGTGCTCGCCGACACGGTCATCTACTGCACGGGGTACGGCTACTCGTTCCCGTTCCTGGACACGGGCGGGGCGGTGGCGGTCGAGGACGAGGTGGTCGGCCCGCTGTTCGAGCACGTGTTCCCGCCGTCGCTGGCGCCGTCGCTCTCCTTCGTGGGCGTGCCGCGGAAGATCCTGGTGCCGTGGTTCTTCGAGAGGCAAGCGAGGTGGGTCGCGCAGGTGTTGTCCAGCCGCCGCGCGCTGCCACCGGAGGAGGAGATGCTGCGGTCCGTGGAAGAGCACTACCGTGCCAGGGAGGCCGCCGGCGTGCCGAGGAAACTCACGCATAACATCGGCGGCGTCGAACCTCTG AAAATGTACGAGTTCGGGGAGAAGTACTGTGACTTCGCGCCGTTGGAGGAGTGGAAGAAGGAGCTGGTCCTATCCAGCATCTTGAGCATGAAGGACGACGCGGAGACCTTCCGCGACCGCGCCGACGACAGCGAGAACGTGCACAAGGGCCTGCGGGCATGGCGCGGCTTGGCTGCTCGAGCTCAAGACAACAAAACTATGGCTGATGTTGAAGTCGAAGATGACGCGCCTGGTGTTCACGACATGTGA